From Strigops habroptila isolate Jane chromosome 1, bStrHab1.2.pri, whole genome shotgun sequence, a single genomic window includes:
- the WDR37 gene encoding WD repeat-containing protein 37 isoform X1, producing the protein MPIESGSSASARQAKQKRKSHSLSIRRTNSSEQERAGLQRDMLEGQDSKLPSSIRNTLLELFGQIEREFENLYIENLELRREIDTLNERLAAEGQTIDGAELSKGQLKAKASHSTSQLSQKLKTTYKASTSKIVSSFKTTTSRAICQLVKEYIGHRDGIWDVSVAKTQPVVLGTASADHTALLWSIETGKCLVKYVGHVGSVNSIKFHPTEQVALTASGDQTAHIWRYLIQLPTPQPTADCNQMSGEDEVEFSDKDEPDGDGDVSSDCPTVRTPLTSLKSHQGVVIAADWLVGGKQAVTASWDRTANLYDVETSELVHSLTGHDQELTHCCTHPTQRLVVTSSRDTTFRLWDFRDPSIHSVNVFQGHTDTVTSAVFTVGDNVVSGSDDRTVKVWDLKNMRSPIATIRTDSAVNRINVCVGQRIIALPHDNRQVRLFDMSGVRLARLPRSNRQGHRRMVCCSAWSEDHPICNLFTCGFDRQAIGWNINIPALLQEK; encoded by the exons ATGCCAATAGAAAGTGGAAGTTCTGCATCTGCTCGCCAGGCAAAGCAGAAACGTAAATCACACAGTCTTTCAATCCGAAGAACCAACAGTTCTGAGCAAGAACGGGCAGGACTGCAGAGAGACATGTTGGAAGGGCAG GATTCGAAACTACCATCTTCTATCCGGAACACACTCCTTGAACTTTTTGGACAAATAGAGCGGGAGTTTGAAAACCTGTATATTGAAAATTTGGAAT tACGTAGAGAGATTGATACACTGAATGAGCGTTTAGCAGCTGAAGGACAGACAattgatggagctgaactgAGCAAAGGACAACTGAAAGCAAAGG CCAGTCATAGTACCAGTCAGCTTTCTCAGAAATTAAAGACAACTTACAAGGCATCTACTAGCAAG ATTGTATCCAGTTTTAAAACTACAACATCAAGGGCAATCTGTCAACTGGTAAAGGAATATATTGGCCACAGGGATGGTATTTGGGATGTCAGTGTCGCGAAAACTCAACCAGTGGTGTTGGGAACTGCATCTGCTG ATCACACTGCTTTGCTGTGGAGCATAGAAACAGGGAAGTGCCTTGTCAAGTATGTAGGGCATGTTGGATCAG taaATTCCATAAAGTTTCATCCAACTGAGCAAGTGGCTCTTACAG CATCTGGAGACCAGACAGCTCACATCTGGAGATACTTAATACAGTTGCCTACACCTCAGCCAACTGCAGACTGCAAT CAAATGTCTGGAGAGGATGAAGTTGAGTTCTCAGATAAAGATGAACCTGACGGAGATGGAGATGTTTCTAGTGATTGTCCCACTGTCAGAACCCCGTTAACGTCACTGAAAAGCCATCAAGGAGTGGTCATAGCAGCCGACTGGCTTGTTGGGGGGAAGCAAGCTGTGACAGCATCGTGGGATAGGACAGCAAATCTGTATGATGTAGAGACTTCTGAGCTTGTCCATTCCCTTACAG GGCACGACCAAGAGCTAACACATTGTTGTACACATCCCACCCAACGTCTTGTGGTGACATCATCACGCGATACAACCTTCCGTCTGTGGGATTTCAGAGATCCTTCTATCCATTCTGTGAATGTCTTTCAGGGCCACACAGA CACTGTGACATCTGCAGTTTTCACTGTGGGAGACAATGTTGTTTCTGGTAGCGATGACCGTACTGTAAAAGTTTGGGATTTGAAAAACATGAGGTCTCCTATTGCAACGATCCGTACAGATTCTGCAGTCAACAG GATTAACGTATGTGTTGGCCAAAGAATCATCGCCCTTCCACATGACAACCGACAGGTTAGATTATTCGACATGTCAGGAGTGCGATTAGCACGCCTCCCTCGCAGTAATAGACAG GGCCACAGAAGAATGGTGTGCTGCTCAGCATGGAGTGAGGACCATCCAATATGTAACCTCTTCACATGTGGATTTGATCGTCAGGCTATAGGTTGGAACATCAACATCCCTGCTTtgttacaagaaaaatga
- the WDR37 gene encoding WD repeat-containing protein 37 isoform X2, translated as MPIESGSSASARQAKQKRKSHSLSIRRTNSSEQERAGLQRDMLEGQDSKLPSSIRNTLLELFGQIEREFENLYIENLELRREIDTLNERLAAEGQTIDGAELSKGQLKAKASHSTSQLSQKLKTTYKASTSKIVSSFKTTTSRAICQLVKEYIGHRDGIWDVSVAKTQPVVLGTASADHTALLWSIETGKCLVKYVGHVGSVNSIKFHPTEQVALTASGDQTAHIWRYLIQLPTPQPTADCNQMSGEDEVEFSDKDEPDGDGDVSSDCPTVRTPLTSLKSHQGVVIAADWLVGGKQAVTASWDRTANLYDVETSELVHSLTGHDQELTHCCTHPTQRLVVTSSRDTTFRLWDFRDPSIHSVNVFQGHTDLYEELVRQETQRVVNVTKVRLVEKSSVLRTYQLYSAVT; from the exons ATGCCAATAGAAAGTGGAAGTTCTGCATCTGCTCGCCAGGCAAAGCAGAAACGTAAATCACACAGTCTTTCAATCCGAAGAACCAACAGTTCTGAGCAAGAACGGGCAGGACTGCAGAGAGACATGTTGGAAGGGCAG GATTCGAAACTACCATCTTCTATCCGGAACACACTCCTTGAACTTTTTGGACAAATAGAGCGGGAGTTTGAAAACCTGTATATTGAAAATTTGGAAT tACGTAGAGAGATTGATACACTGAATGAGCGTTTAGCAGCTGAAGGACAGACAattgatggagctgaactgAGCAAAGGACAACTGAAAGCAAAGG CCAGTCATAGTACCAGTCAGCTTTCTCAGAAATTAAAGACAACTTACAAGGCATCTACTAGCAAG ATTGTATCCAGTTTTAAAACTACAACATCAAGGGCAATCTGTCAACTGGTAAAGGAATATATTGGCCACAGGGATGGTATTTGGGATGTCAGTGTCGCGAAAACTCAACCAGTGGTGTTGGGAACTGCATCTGCTG ATCACACTGCTTTGCTGTGGAGCATAGAAACAGGGAAGTGCCTTGTCAAGTATGTAGGGCATGTTGGATCAG taaATTCCATAAAGTTTCATCCAACTGAGCAAGTGGCTCTTACAG CATCTGGAGACCAGACAGCTCACATCTGGAGATACTTAATACAGTTGCCTACACCTCAGCCAACTGCAGACTGCAAT CAAATGTCTGGAGAGGATGAAGTTGAGTTCTCAGATAAAGATGAACCTGACGGAGATGGAGATGTTTCTAGTGATTGTCCCACTGTCAGAACCCCGTTAACGTCACTGAAAAGCCATCAAGGAGTGGTCATAGCAGCCGACTGGCTTGTTGGGGGGAAGCAAGCTGTGACAGCATCGTGGGATAGGACAGCAAATCTGTATGATGTAGAGACTTCTGAGCTTGTCCATTCCCTTACAG GGCACGACCAAGAGCTAACACATTGTTGTACACATCCCACCCAACGTCTTGTGGTGACATCATCACGCGATACAACCTTCCGTCTGTGGGATTTCAGAGATCCTTCTATCCATTCTGTGAATGTCTTTCAGGGCCACACAGA CTTGTATGAAGAACTGGTGAGGCAGGAAACGCAGAGGGTGGTGAATGTAACGAAGGTCAGGCTGGTGGAGAAAAGTTCAGTGCTAAGAACATACCAACTCTATTCTGCAGTAACTTGA